A section of the Streptomyces sp. SCL15-4 genome encodes:
- a CDS encoding LacI family DNA-binding transcriptional regulator, producing the protein MTRRLAEVAKKVGVSEATVSRVLNGKPGVSDATRQAVLTALDVLGYERPTQLRGERARLVGLVLPELQNPIFPAFAEVIGGALAQHGLTPVLCTQTKGGVSEADYVELLLQQQVSGVVFAGGLYAQADAPHGHYRLLAERNIPVVLVNAAIEHLGFPGVSCDDAVAVEQAWRHLASLGHERIGLLLGPGDHVPSARKLAAARAVAGDLPEEFVARAIFSIEGGHAAASRLIDRGVTGIICASDPLALGAVRAARRKGCDVPGRVSVVGYDDSAFMNCTEPPLTTVRQPIEAMGRAAVELLNAQIGGTAVPAEELLFEPELVVRGSTAQAPRD; encoded by the coding sequence ATGACGCGACGACTTGCGGAAGTGGCGAAGAAGGTCGGGGTCAGCGAGGCCACCGTCAGCCGGGTGCTCAACGGAAAACCCGGGGTCTCGGACGCCACCCGGCAGGCGGTGCTGACCGCCCTCGACGTCCTCGGCTACGAGCGCCCCACCCAGCTGCGCGGCGAACGCGCCCGGCTCGTCGGCCTCGTCCTGCCCGAGTTGCAGAACCCCATCTTCCCGGCGTTCGCCGAGGTCATCGGCGGCGCTCTGGCCCAGCACGGGCTGACCCCGGTGCTGTGCACGCAGACCAAGGGCGGGGTGTCGGAGGCGGACTATGTGGAGCTGCTGCTCCAGCAGCAGGTCTCCGGCGTGGTGTTCGCCGGCGGCCTGTACGCCCAGGCCGACGCGCCGCACGGTCACTACCGGCTGCTCGCCGAGCGCAACATCCCGGTCGTGCTGGTCAACGCGGCCATCGAACACCTCGGCTTCCCGGGCGTGTCCTGCGACGACGCGGTAGCCGTCGAACAGGCCTGGCGACACCTGGCCTCCCTCGGCCACGAGCGCATCGGCCTGCTCCTCGGCCCCGGCGACCACGTCCCCTCGGCCCGCAAACTCGCCGCCGCCCGGGCCGTCGCCGGCGACCTGCCGGAGGAGTTCGTCGCGCGGGCCATCTTCTCCATCGAGGGCGGCCACGCCGCCGCCTCCCGGCTGATCGACCGCGGCGTGACCGGCATCATCTGCGCCTCCGACCCGCTGGCCCTGGGCGCCGTCCGGGCGGCCCGCCGCAAGGGCTGCGACGTCCCCGGCCGCGTCTCCGTCGTCGGCTACGACGACTCGGCGTTCATGAACTGCACCGAGCCCCCGTTGACCACCGTCCGTCAGCCCATCGAGGCCATGGGGCGCGCGGCCGTCGAGCTGCTGAACGCGCAGATCGGCGGCACCGCCGTACCCGCCGAGGAGCTGTTGTTCGAGCCCGAACTCGTGGTGCGCGGCTCCACCGCGCAAGCTCCGCGCGACTGA
- a CDS encoding sugar ABC transporter substrate-binding protein translates to MRHTGFRRTVVAIGVCSSLALAATACGSGAGGAASGKTRITVNCEPPKSAEADRAFFEADLAAFEQAHPDIDVVAHDAFPCQDPKTFDAKLAGGQMEDVFYTYFTDARHVVDIGQAADLTPYLKELKSYGSIQKQLRDIYTVDGKVYGIPRTGYSMGLIYNRALFREAGLDPDRPPATWEEVRAAARKIAALGDGTVGYADYSAQNQGGWHFTAELYAQGGDVVSVDGKKAAIDTPEGRAVLRNLHDMRWTDDSMGSKQLLVINDVQQLMGSGRLGMYLAAPDNIPILVKEKGGDYKDLALAPMPGGRATLVGGDGYMFGKKATPAQIRAGLKWLDHMFLTPGKGFLGDYARARKHDAPVGLPEPRLFTGAADATDQRVKQANANVPVENYRAFLDGNRKLRLRIEPPHAQQIYSVLDGTVSAVLTKEDADIDRLLEEASGKIDSILSRS, encoded by the coding sequence ATGAGACACACCGGGTTCCGCCGTACCGTCGTCGCGATCGGCGTCTGTTCCTCCCTCGCCCTCGCCGCCACCGCCTGCGGGTCCGGGGCCGGCGGCGCGGCGAGCGGCAAGACCCGCATCACCGTCAACTGCGAGCCGCCCAAGAGCGCCGAGGCCGACCGCGCCTTCTTCGAGGCGGACCTCGCCGCCTTCGAACAGGCCCATCCGGACATCGACGTCGTCGCGCACGACGCCTTCCCGTGCCAGGACCCGAAGACCTTCGACGCCAAGCTCGCCGGCGGCCAGATGGAGGACGTCTTCTACACGTACTTCACCGACGCCCGGCACGTCGTGGACATCGGCCAGGCCGCCGACCTCACGCCGTACCTGAAGGAACTGAAGAGCTACGGCAGCATCCAGAAGCAGCTGCGGGACATCTACACGGTGGACGGCAAGGTCTACGGCATCCCGCGCACCGGCTACTCCATGGGGCTGATCTACAACCGCGCCCTGTTCCGCGAGGCCGGCCTGGACCCCGACCGGCCCCCGGCGACCTGGGAGGAGGTCCGCGCCGCCGCCAGGAAGATCGCGGCCCTCGGCGACGGCACGGTCGGCTACGCCGACTACAGCGCGCAGAACCAGGGCGGCTGGCACTTCACCGCCGAGCTGTACGCGCAAGGAGGCGACGTCGTCAGCGTCGACGGCAAGAAGGCCGCCATCGACACCCCCGAGGGCCGCGCCGTGCTGCGGAACCTGCACGACATGCGGTGGACCGACGACTCGATGGGCAGCAAACAGCTCCTCGTCATCAACGACGTGCAGCAGCTGATGGGTTCGGGCAGGCTCGGCATGTACCTCGCCGCCCCCGACAACATCCCGATCCTGGTCAAGGAGAAGGGCGGCGACTACAAGGACCTCGCCCTCGCCCCCATGCCCGGCGGCCGCGCCACCCTCGTCGGCGGCGACGGCTACATGTTCGGCAAGAAGGCCACGCCCGCGCAGATCCGCGCCGGCCTGAAGTGGCTCGACCACATGTTCCTCACGCCCGGCAAGGGCTTCCTCGGCGACTACGCCCGCGCCAGGAAGCACGACGCTCCCGTCGGCCTGCCCGAGCCGCGCTTGTTCACCGGCGCCGCCGACGCCACCGACCAGCGGGTGAAACAGGCCAACGCCAACGTCCCGGTGGAGAACTACCGGGCGTTCCTCGACGGCAACCGGAAGCTGCGGCTCAGAATAGAGCCGCCGCACGCCCAGCAGATCTACTCCGTCCTCGACGGCACCGTCTCCGCCGTCCTCACCAAGGAGGACGCCGACATCGACCGGCTCCTGGAGGAGGCGTCCGGCAAGATCGACAGCATTCTGTCCCGGAGCTGA
- a CDS encoding MFS transporter: MTGKQTTAPERTRRSARQLVAASVGNAVEWYDWYAYTFLATYIAAAVFPKGTGNSLVPLLSTFAVFAVGFFMRPVGGLLMGAVADRRGRRAALTVTILLMGGSSLLVGLTPTYASAGLAAPVVLVAARLLQGLSVGGEFAASTTFLVESAGPGRRGLFSSFQYVSTTAGQLVASGIATLLVDTLPGPAMDGWGWRVPFWLGGVFSLVGFWIRRGAEETRSAAQRRAPRPGLFEALRRHPRQSLLIAGITAGGTIAYYTWTSYLPTYAELNAGVEKSDALLASTISLAFFALLQPLGGLLSDRVGRRPLLLGFGVGFAVLCVPLLHLLRDSFAVLLLVSCAGMVLLTGFTSVSAAVNAEVFPPRVRAAGIGFPYSLTVALFGGTAPYVGTLFKELGRSGLFPWYVAALCLLSSLVYLRLPETAHRELER; this comes from the coding sequence ATGACAGGCAAGCAGACGACGGCACCGGAGCGGACGAGGCGGTCCGCGCGACAGCTCGTTGCCGCATCCGTGGGCAACGCCGTGGAATGGTACGACTGGTACGCCTACACGTTCCTCGCCACCTACATCGCCGCCGCGGTCTTCCCCAAGGGCACCGGCAACTCCCTCGTGCCGCTGCTGTCGACGTTCGCCGTGTTCGCGGTCGGCTTCTTCATGCGCCCCGTGGGCGGGCTGCTCATGGGGGCCGTCGCCGACCGGCGCGGCCGACGGGCCGCCCTCACCGTCACCATCCTGCTGATGGGCGGCAGCAGCCTGCTGGTGGGGCTGACCCCGACCTACGCCTCGGCGGGCCTCGCGGCGCCGGTGGTGCTGGTCGCCGCGCGGCTGCTCCAGGGGCTGTCGGTGGGCGGCGAGTTCGCGGCCTCGACCACCTTCCTCGTGGAGTCGGCGGGACCGGGCCGGCGCGGATTGTTCTCCAGCTTCCAGTACGTCTCGACGACCGCCGGACAGCTGGTCGCGTCCGGCATCGCCACCCTGCTCGTGGACACGCTCCCCGGACCCGCGATGGACGGCTGGGGCTGGCGGGTGCCGTTCTGGCTCGGCGGGGTGTTCAGCCTGGTCGGCTTCTGGATCCGGCGCGGCGCCGAGGAGACCCGCAGCGCCGCGCAGCGACGGGCGCCGCGGCCGGGCCTGTTCGAGGCGCTGCGCCGCCATCCGCGCCAGTCCCTGCTCATCGCCGGCATCACCGCGGGCGGCACCATCGCCTACTACACCTGGACGTCGTACCTGCCGACGTACGCCGAACTCAACGCGGGCGTCGAGAAGTCGGACGCGCTGCTCGCGAGCACGATCTCGCTGGCCTTCTTCGCCCTGCTCCAGCCGCTCGGCGGGCTGCTGTCCGACCGGGTGGGGCGCCGGCCGCTGCTGCTGGGTTTCGGCGTGGGCTTCGCCGTGCTGTGCGTGCCGCTGCTGCACCTGCTGCGCGACTCCTTCGCCGTGCTGCTGCTGGTGAGCTGCGCGGGCATGGTGCTGCTGACCGGGTTCACGTCCGTCAGCGCGGCCGTCAACGCCGAGGTCTTCCCGCCCCGGGTGCGCGCGGCCGGCATCGGCTTCCCCTACTCCCTCACCGTGGCGCTGTTCGGCGGCACGGCCCCGTACGTCGGCACGCTGTTCAAGGAACTGGGCCGCTCCGGGCTCTTCCCCTGGTACGTCGCCGCGCTGTGCCTGCTGTCCTCGCTGGTGTACCTGCGGCTGCCGGAGACGGCCCACCGGGAGCTGGAGCGCTGA
- a CDS encoding sugar ABC transporter permease, protein MPKTAERRPVAHPPVPPLPAPATARHRRRRLADQARAYGFLLGGLLCFALFSWYPAIRAVVISFQKYTPGSPPEWAGTANFTRVLHDPEFADAWRNTLAFTLLALLIGFAIPFVLALVLNELRHARAFFRVVVYLPVMIPPVVSALLWKWFYDPGAGLANEALRLVHLPTSNWTNGTDTALVSLVLVATWANMGGTVLVYLAALQSVPGELYEAAELDGANLLQRIRHVTVPQTRFVILMLMLLQIIATMQVFTEPYVITGGGPENATVTVLYLIYKYAFLYNDFGGACALSVMLLVLLGAFSALYLRLTRTEGDA, encoded by the coding sequence ATGCCGAAGACGGCCGAGCGACGGCCCGTCGCCCACCCGCCCGTCCCCCCGCTCCCGGCCCCCGCCACGGCCCGGCACCGCCGGCGCCGCCTGGCCGACCAGGCCCGCGCCTACGGCTTCCTCCTCGGCGGCCTGCTCTGCTTCGCCCTCTTCTCCTGGTACCCGGCGATCCGCGCGGTCGTCATCTCCTTCCAGAAGTACACCCCGGGCTCCCCGCCCGAGTGGGCCGGCACCGCCAACTTCACCCGCGTCCTGCACGACCCCGAGTTCGCCGACGCCTGGCGCAACACCCTCGCCTTCACCCTGCTGGCCCTGCTCATCGGCTTCGCGATCCCCTTCGTCCTCGCCCTCGTCCTGAACGAACTGCGGCACGCCAGAGCGTTCTTCCGGGTCGTGGTCTACCTGCCGGTGATGATCCCTCCGGTGGTCAGCGCCCTGCTCTGGAAGTGGTTCTACGACCCGGGAGCCGGCCTCGCCAACGAGGCCCTGCGCCTGGTGCACCTGCCCACCTCGAACTGGACCAACGGCACCGACACCGCGCTCGTCTCCCTGGTACTCGTCGCCACCTGGGCCAACATGGGCGGCACCGTCCTCGTCTACCTCGCCGCGCTCCAGTCCGTCCCCGGCGAGCTGTACGAAGCGGCCGAACTGGACGGCGCGAACCTGCTCCAGCGGATCCGGCACGTCACGGTCCCGCAGACCCGGTTCGTCATCCTGATGCTGATGCTCCTTCAGATCATCGCCACCATGCAGGTGTTCACCGAGCCGTACGTCATCACCGGCGGCGGCCCGGAGAACGCCACCGTCACGGTCCTGTACCTCATCTACAAATACGCCTTCCTCTACAACGACTTCGGCGGCGCCTGCGCCCTCAGCGTGATGCTCCTGGTCCTGCTCGGCGCCTTCTCCGCCCTGTACCTGCGGCTCACCCGCACCGAGGGGGACGCATGA
- a CDS encoding discoidin domain-containing protein, whose product MHSSTARHVRRMPAIGAAVALAAGLLVTLAPAAHAAAGATLPFTSVEAESASTDGTRIGPDHTQGTLASEASGRQAVRLAAGQRVEFTVPRTADALNLAYSVPDGQSGALNVYVNGTRLAKTLPVTAKYSYVDTGWITGSKTHHFFDNTRLLLGRTVQAGDKVAVEAAGVQVTVDVADFEQAAPAAAQPAGSVSVVAKGADPGGNADSTQAFRDAIAAAQGGTVWIPPGDYRITSSLNGVQNVTLQGAGHWYSVVHTSRFIDQSGSAGNVHIKDFAVIGEVTERVDSSPDNFVNGSLGPNSSVSGMWLQHLKVGLWLTGNNDNLVVEGNRILDTTADGLNLNGNARGVRVRDNFLRNQGDDALAMWSLYAPDTDSSFEHNTISQPNLANGIAVYGGTDIAVRDNLVADTNALGSGIAISNQKFLDPFSPLAGTITVDGNTLVRAGAMNPNWNHPMGALRVDSYDSAVNATVNITNTTITDSPYSAFEFVSGGGHGYPVRNVAVTGATVRNTGTVVVQAEAQGAAVFKNVTATQVGAAGVYNCPFPANSGSFTLTDGGGNSGWSGTWSDCSTWPRPGQGNPEPDPNRNLAKGRPATATGSQDVYAPGKAVDGDPNSYWESANNAFPQSWTVDLGASYGVRRLVLKLPPSAAWGARTQTVAVLGSTDGTTYSTVLGAQGYRFDPATGNTVTVSLPGGTSLRHLRLTVSANTGWPAGQFGEVEAYSS is encoded by the coding sequence ATGCACAGCAGCACCGCCAGACATGTCAGGCGCATGCCGGCCATCGGGGCGGCCGTCGCCCTCGCCGCCGGCCTGCTCGTCACCCTCGCCCCGGCCGCGCACGCGGCGGCCGGCGCCACGCTCCCCTTCACCTCCGTGGAGGCCGAGTCGGCGAGCACCGACGGCACCAGGATCGGCCCCGACCACACGCAGGGCACCCTCGCCTCGGAGGCCTCCGGCCGGCAGGCCGTCCGGCTGGCCGCCGGGCAGCGCGTGGAGTTCACCGTGCCGCGCACGGCCGACGCGCTGAACCTCGCCTACAGCGTCCCGGACGGCCAGTCCGGCGCGCTGAACGTGTACGTCAACGGCACCAGGCTCGCCAAGACCCTCCCGGTGACCGCCAAGTACTCCTACGTCGACACCGGCTGGATCACCGGCTCCAAGACCCACCACTTCTTCGACAACACCCGGCTGCTGCTGGGCCGTACCGTCCAGGCCGGCGACAAGGTCGCCGTGGAGGCGGCCGGCGTGCAAGTCACCGTCGACGTCGCCGACTTCGAGCAGGCGGCACCGGCCGCCGCGCAGCCCGCCGGCTCGGTGTCCGTCGTCGCCAAGGGCGCCGATCCCGGCGGCAACGCCGACTCCACCCAGGCGTTCCGGGACGCCATCGCCGCCGCCCAGGGCGGCACGGTGTGGATCCCGCCGGGCGACTACCGGATCACCTCCTCCCTGAACGGCGTGCAGAACGTCACCCTCCAGGGCGCCGGCCACTGGTACTCGGTCGTGCACACCTCCCGCTTCATCGACCAGTCCGGCTCCGCCGGCAACGTGCACATCAAGGACTTCGCGGTCATCGGCGAGGTCACCGAGCGCGTCGACTCCAGCCCGGACAACTTCGTCAACGGCTCGCTCGGACCGAACAGTTCGGTGTCCGGCATGTGGCTCCAGCACCTGAAGGTCGGGCTGTGGCTCACCGGCAACAACGACAACCTGGTGGTGGAGGGCAACCGCATCCTCGACACCACCGCCGACGGACTCAACCTCAACGGCAACGCCAGGGGCGTCCGGGTGCGGGACAACTTCCTGCGCAACCAGGGCGACGACGCCCTGGCCATGTGGTCCCTCTACGCCCCGGACACCGACTCCAGCTTCGAGCACAACACCATCTCCCAGCCCAACCTCGCCAACGGCATCGCCGTCTACGGCGGCACCGACATCGCCGTACGCGACAACCTGGTCGCCGACACCAACGCCCTGGGCAGCGGCATCGCGATCTCCAACCAGAAGTTCCTGGACCCCTTCAGCCCCCTGGCCGGCACCATCACGGTCGACGGGAACACGCTGGTGCGCGCCGGCGCCATGAACCCCAACTGGAACCATCCGATGGGCGCGCTGCGCGTCGACTCCTACGACAGCGCCGTCAACGCCACCGTGAACATCACCAACACCACGATCACCGACAGCCCGTACAGCGCCTTCGAGTTCGTCTCCGGCGGCGGGCACGGCTACCCGGTACGGAACGTCGCCGTCACCGGCGCGACGGTACGGAACACCGGCACGGTCGTCGTCCAGGCCGAGGCCCAGGGCGCGGCCGTGTTCAAGAACGTCACCGCCACCCAGGTCGGCGCGGCCGGCGTGTACAACTGCCCCTTCCCGGCGAACTCCGGTTCCTTCACGCTCACCGACGGCGGCGGCAACTCCGGCTGGTCCGGCACCTGGTCGGACTGCTCCACCTGGCCGCGGCCCGGCCAGGGCAATCCCGAACCCGACCCGAACCGCAACCTCGCCAAGGGCCGCCCGGCCACCGCGACCGGCTCGCAGGACGTCTACGCGCCCGGCAAGGCGGTCGACGGTGACCCGAACTCCTACTGGGAGTCGGCCAACAACGCCTTCCCGCAGTCCTGGACGGTCGACCTCGGTGCCTCCTACGGCGTGCGCCGCCTGGTGCTGAAGCTGCCGCCGTCCGCGGCCTGGGGCGCACGCACCCAGACCGTCGCGGTGCTCGGCAGCACCGACGGCACCACCTACTCCACGGTCCTCGGCGCCCAGGGCTACCGCTTCGACCCGGCCACCGGCAACACCGTGACCGTGTCCCTGCCCGGCGGCACCAGCCTGCGCCACCTGCGCCTGACCGTCAGCGCCAACACCGGCTGGCCGGCGGGCCAGTTCGGCGAGGTGGAGGCCTACTCGTCCTGA
- a CDS encoding alpha-amylase family glycosyl hydrolase: MGQPTPARKDPDWWRDAVIYQVYVRSFADGDGDGTGDLAGVRARLPYLAELGVDALWFTPWYLSPLKDGGYDVADYRTIDPAFGTLAEAEKLIAEAAGSGIRTIVDIVPNHVSDQHPWFRAALAAGPGSPERELFHFRPGRGPHGELPPNDWPSQFAGSTEPVWTRLPDGDWYLHLFTPEQPDLNWAHPAVRQEHEDILRFWFERGVAGVRIDSAALLAKDPDLPDLAARPEPHPFLDRDELHDVYRSWRRVADEYDGVFVGEVWLPDAERFARYLRPDELHTAFNFSFLACPWDAGRLRASIDTTLAEHAPVGAPATWVLCNHDVTRTVTRYGRADTAFDFATKAFGIPTDLALGTRRARAAALLSLALPGAVYLYQGEELGLPEADIPLDRIQDPMHFRSGGTDPGRDGCRVPLPWAAGLPHAGFGSREEPWLPQPADWASYAVDRQRRDPHSVLSLYRSAIALRRVFGDGPLTWLPAPDGVLAFSRADALCVVNLAATPVPLPAHSRLLLGSGPLDDAGRLPRDTAAWLRL, encoded by the coding sequence GTGGGACAGCCCACCCCTGCCCGGAAAGACCCCGACTGGTGGCGCGACGCCGTCATCTACCAGGTGTACGTGCGCAGCTTCGCGGACGGCGACGGCGACGGCACCGGTGACCTCGCCGGTGTCCGCGCCCGGCTGCCGTACCTGGCCGAACTCGGCGTGGACGCCCTGTGGTTCACCCCCTGGTACCTGTCACCGCTGAAGGACGGCGGCTACGACGTCGCGGACTACCGGACCATCGACCCGGCCTTCGGCACCCTCGCCGAAGCGGAGAAACTCATCGCCGAGGCCGCCGGGTCGGGCATCCGCACCATCGTCGACATCGTGCCCAACCACGTCTCCGACCAGCACCCCTGGTTCCGCGCCGCGCTCGCCGCCGGCCCCGGCAGCCCCGAACGCGAACTCTTCCACTTCCGGCCCGGACGCGGCCCGCACGGCGAACTCCCGCCGAACGACTGGCCCTCGCAGTTCGCCGGCTCCACCGAACCGGTGTGGACCCGGCTGCCCGACGGCGACTGGTACCTGCACCTGTTCACCCCGGAACAACCCGATCTCAACTGGGCCCACCCGGCCGTCCGCCAGGAGCACGAGGACATCCTGCGCTTCTGGTTCGAGCGGGGCGTCGCCGGCGTCCGCATCGACTCGGCGGCCCTGCTCGCCAAGGACCCGGACCTGCCCGACCTCGCCGCCCGCCCCGAGCCGCACCCGTTCCTCGACCGCGACGAACTCCACGACGTCTACCGCTCCTGGCGGCGCGTGGCCGACGAGTACGACGGCGTCTTCGTCGGCGAGGTCTGGCTGCCCGACGCCGAGCGCTTCGCCCGCTACCTGCGCCCCGACGAACTCCACACCGCCTTCAACTTCTCCTTCCTCGCCTGCCCCTGGGACGCCGGCCGGCTGCGCGCCTCGATCGACACCACCCTCGCCGAACACGCCCCGGTCGGCGCCCCGGCCACCTGGGTGCTGTGCAACCACGACGTCACCCGCACCGTCACCCGCTACGGCCGCGCGGACACCGCCTTCGACTTCGCCACCAAGGCCTTCGGCATCCCGACCGACCTCGCTCTCGGCACCCGGCGCGCCCGCGCCGCCGCCCTGCTGTCGCTGGCGCTGCCCGGCGCGGTCTACCTCTACCAGGGCGAGGAACTGGGCCTGCCGGAGGCCGACATCCCGCTCGACCGCATCCAGGACCCGATGCACTTCCGCTCGGGCGGCACCGACCCAGGCCGCGACGGCTGCCGGGTGCCGCTGCCCTGGGCCGCCGGCCTGCCGCACGCCGGATTCGGCTCCCGCGAGGAGCCGTGGCTGCCCCAGCCGGCCGACTGGGCGTCGTACGCGGTCGACCGCCAGCGGCGGGACCCGCACTCCGTGCTCTCCCTCTACCGCTCGGCCATCGCCCTGCGCCGCGTGTTCGGCGACGGCCCCCTGACCTGGCTGCCCGCCCCCGACGGCGTGCTCGCCTTCTCCCGCGCGGACGCGCTGTGCGTGGTCAACCTCGCGGCCACGCCCGTCCCCCTCCCCGCGCACTCCCGGCTCCTGCTCGGCAGCGGCCCGCTGGACGACGCGGGCCGGCTGCCGCGGGACACGGCGGCCTGGCTGCGTCTGTGA
- a CDS encoding helix-turn-helix domain-containing protein: protein MTDGYEDPGASATAQLPAVVARVTALADRLGVPHAEVFDVGRLSIACGVPEPVVRALLSGRPAGEPDVQARFLQRLDLLRRTRLKPGGRRYTQQEIADGAGMSRQQAGALINGDRRPTMEHCDALQRFFRVHAGFLTAEDPEALAGALQRVEQELLQKLADRERADVEAAQDPLERLLQDHGVRGIAWRAAQLPTDQHRDKVAEWLDMLLESVKRPES from the coding sequence GTGACGGATGGCTACGAGGATCCGGGCGCCTCGGCGACCGCCCAGCTGCCGGCCGTCGTCGCCCGCGTCACCGCGCTCGCCGACCGCCTCGGCGTACCGCACGCCGAGGTCTTCGACGTCGGGCGGCTGTCCATCGCCTGCGGGGTGCCCGAGCCGGTGGTCCGGGCCCTGCTCAGCGGCCGGCCGGCCGGCGAGCCGGATGTCCAGGCCCGGTTCCTGCAGCGCTTGGACCTGCTGCGCCGCACCCGGCTGAAGCCGGGCGGACGCCGGTACACCCAGCAGGAGATCGCCGACGGCGCGGGCATGTCCCGGCAGCAGGCCGGGGCCCTCATCAACGGCGACCGGCGGCCCACCATGGAGCACTGCGACGCGTTGCAGCGCTTCTTCCGGGTGCACGCCGGCTTCCTCACCGCGGAGGACCCCGAGGCGCTGGCGGGCGCGTTGCAGCGCGTCGAGCAGGAGCTGCTGCAGAAGCTGGCGGACCGGGAGCGGGCCGACGTCGAGGCCGCGCAGGACCCGCTGGAGCGGCTGCTCCAGGACCACGGGGTGCGCGGAATCGCCTGGCGGGCCGCGCAGTTGCCCACCGACCAGCACCGGGACAAGGTCGCGGAATGGCTGGACATGCTCCTGGAGAGCGTCAAGCGGCCCGAGTCGTGA
- a CDS encoding 4'-phosphopantetheinyl transferase family protein: protein MIEELLPESVVAVEAHADDPLWQTPLYPAEEALVVRAVAKRRREFAAVRGCARRAMEKLGVPPQAVLSGERGAPLWPAGLTGSMTHCDGYCAAALVRAADLASLGIDAEPHGPLPEGVGDSVFLPAESARLGELAVRRPAVHWDRLLFSAKESVYKAWFPLTRKWLDFSEADITLDPDPGGEPYGTLRAELLVPGPLVGGRRLQVFEGRWMVRDGVAATSVVVPHASAAPRP, encoded by the coding sequence GTGATCGAGGAGCTGCTCCCGGAGTCGGTCGTGGCCGTGGAGGCGCACGCTGACGACCCGCTGTGGCAGACCCCGCTCTATCCGGCGGAGGAGGCGCTCGTCGTGCGCGCGGTGGCCAAGCGGCGCCGTGAGTTCGCCGCCGTGCGCGGCTGCGCCCGGCGCGCCATGGAGAAGCTCGGCGTACCGCCGCAGGCCGTGCTCAGCGGCGAGCGGGGCGCACCGCTGTGGCCGGCCGGGCTGACCGGCAGCATGACCCACTGCGACGGCTACTGCGCCGCCGCGCTGGTCCGCGCCGCCGACCTCGCCTCCCTCGGCATCGACGCCGAACCGCACGGCCCGCTCCCGGAGGGCGTCGGCGACTCCGTGTTCCTGCCCGCCGAGTCCGCGCGCCTCGGCGAGCTGGCCGTGCGCCGGCCCGCCGTGCACTGGGACCGGCTCCTGTTCAGCGCGAAGGAGTCCGTCTACAAGGCGTGGTTCCCGCTCACCCGCAAGTGGCTGGACTTCTCCGAGGCCGACATCACCCTGGACCCGGACCCCGGCGGCGAGCCGTACGGCACCCTGCGCGCCGAACTCCTCGTGCCCGGTCCGCTGGTCGGCGGCCGGCGCCTACAGGTGTTCGAGGGCCGGTGGATGGTCCGGGACGGAGTGGCGGCCACATCCGTCGTCGTCCCGCACGCCTCCGCGGCCCCGCGCCCCTGA
- a CDS encoding carbohydrate ABC transporter permease, translated as MTPGTRTLISPAALARPRGKALYWTVFTAVVVLFALAFLFPVYWMVTGALKSPDEVARTPPALLPEHWHPGGYTDAWDLMQLPAHLENTLVQAAGAWAFQLVFCTAAAYSLSKLRPAFGKVVLGGILATLMVPAQALVVPKYLTVADLPLIHTSLLNDPLAIWLPAVANAFNLYLLKRFFDQLPRDVLEAAEIDGAGRLRVLWSVVLPMSRPVLGVVSIFALVAVWQDFLWPLMVFSDTGKQPISVALVQLSQNVQLTVLIAAMVIASIPMVALFLVFQRHIIAGIGAGSTKG; from the coding sequence ATGACCCCGGGCACCCGCACCCTCATCTCACCGGCCGCCCTCGCCCGCCCGCGCGGAAAGGCCCTCTACTGGACGGTGTTCACCGCCGTCGTCGTCCTCTTCGCGCTCGCCTTCCTCTTCCCCGTGTACTGGATGGTGACCGGCGCGCTGAAGTCCCCCGACGAGGTGGCCCGCACCCCGCCCGCCCTGCTGCCCGAGCACTGGCATCCCGGCGGCTACACCGACGCCTGGGACCTGATGCAGCTGCCGGCGCACCTGGAGAACACCCTCGTCCAGGCGGCCGGCGCCTGGGCCTTCCAGCTGGTGTTCTGCACCGCCGCGGCCTACTCCCTGTCCAAGCTGCGGCCGGCGTTCGGCAAGGTGGTCCTCGGCGGCATCCTCGCCACCCTCATGGTTCCGGCCCAGGCGCTGGTCGTCCCCAAATACCTGACCGTCGCCGATCTCCCGCTGATCCACACGAGCCTGCTCAACGACCCTCTCGCCATCTGGCTGCCGGCGGTCGCCAACGCCTTCAACCTCTATCTGCTCAAACGGTTCTTCGACCAGCTGCCGCGCGATGTCCTGGAGGCCGCCGAGATCGACGGCGCGGGCCGGCTGCGCGTCCTGTGGTCCGTCGTCCTGCCCATGTCCCGGCCGGTGCTCGGCGTGGTGTCGATCTTCGCGCTGGTCGCCGTCTGGCAGGACTTCCTGTGGCCGCTGATGGTCTTCTCCGACACCGGCAAGCAGCCGATCAGCGTGGCCCTGGTGCAGCTGTCGCAGAACGTCCAGCTCACCGTGCTCATCGCCGCGATGGTGATCGCCAGCATCCCGATGGTGGCGCTCTTCCTCGTCTTCCAGCGGCACATCATCGCCGGGATCGGCGCGGGCAGCACCAAGGGCTGA